Part of the Paenibacillus sp. JNUCC32 genome is shown below.
CAGCACGGTGAGTGCCAGCTGCGGTACGATGCCGTAATTCTCCAGCTTGATTGCATCGTCAATCAGCACTTTTAACAGCTGCGGATAGACAAGACCTAAAGCGGTTGCAATCGCCAGACACAGAATGGAAAGAAAAAGATAACTTCGTTTCTCCCAAAAGAAGCCCTGCAGTTGCCTGAGAACATTCATGTTTATCCTCCTTTGGATTTTTTACGTTCAGGTTATGTAGCATTTATGAAGTTTATCATCGACCCGAACCCGCGGCAAAGAGAGAAAAACGTCATAAATGAGCCAAAAGGACCTAAAGGGGGCAAATAGTATAACTTATCATTGTTTCATGATGAAATCATCGGGAATTCTCATCATTACTAGGGGATATAATCACATTGTCAGTCCCTTCAACCGTTAGGCTTTATCCGCTATTTTCGACTTTTTTGAACATGCTTGAAAAAGGGTAATATCCTAAGCTGGTTTCATCCTATTCACGTTCGCTGCAGCGGATAAAAATATGCCATATCGTCCTATGCCGCTTTCATCAGGAGAGCGGTCCATCGATAATAATAGGACGAAAGACGCCCCGCCACGGATGGCATATGGGACGTCTTTCAAGGGTTCAACATGTGATTGGCGTTCATTCATGAAGTTCGCACCAGGCTGCTATTCTATTGCAACTCTTGCTTCATGCTAGACGGGAATGTTCCGTCTTTACTGCGCTGACTTTATCATGGCTTCCAAATCATCCGCCAGCTGACGCCACATCAACGGAGACTGGCCGTCCTGCAGCGAACCCAGTATGGCAGCCATGGATTCCTTCAGCTGTTCCTCCAATGCGGATACATGATGCTGCAGTGAACGTTCGCTCATTCGAACATAGTGGTCCGTCAGCTGCTCTTCCCGCAGGCCGACCACACCCGCAACGGCTTCCTTCACTTTCGGCTCAGCCGCTTCGCGCAGCTTGGAACTTCCGCCGCCCTCAAAGAAATGCTTGGGATTCTTAAAGGTCGACCAGAAGGTTAACCAATCGCCTTGGATTTGCAGCTCCGTTTCGTCCAGCTCCGGCGGTGCCCAGTCCGGATCCCGGCGTATGGCCAGTGACAGGCCCTCGGCCATGCCGTTGATATCGGCTGCGGCCTTAAATGCCGCGGCTTCGGTTAATTTGCGGCCGGCCGTCTCCAAACGAAGCGTGGTGGCCCATAGTTCCTGATCCAGCTCTACGGACATCGTTCGCATCAAATCACGTCCGCAAGCCGCAAATGCCGATTTCAAATGCCCTGCATCCTCCCGAAGCACGGAAGGATTAAACGACTCCTGGAAGAAACGGTTCATGGCATAATCCAGCCGCTGCCGCACGTGAAACAGCAGCTCGCTGCTTTCTTGACCGATGTCGCGTGCCATTTCCTGCTCCGCCAAAGCGTTAAGGCGGGCCATGGCTTGGTTTTGCACCTCTTCCAGCTCCCCGATTTTCCGCTTGCGCGTGGTCTCATCCTGAGCGGCCATTTCTGCCCACCCCCGGATACGGTCCCTCACAGAAGCGATCTCATCATAACCGGCACGCTGGGACAGCCTTGGCAGCTCTTCCACCGCAAATCGGCCCAGCGCTTCTTCGAAAACAGGGAATCCCGATGCCTGCAATTTCTCCTCGTCCCCTTGCCGCTTATTGTCCAGCGCAGCCAGACTGGAGACGGGGAAGATATGCGGGCTGCCTACGCCGCTGGCTGTAAGATTGGTGCGCACATGCTTCACCACCTCATTCAGCTCGTCTTCGGACTGAGCTAGATCAGCCGCATTGACGATAAAGAACATTTTATCCAAGGCAAAGCTGTCTTTGACCCGGCCCAGCTGGGACAGGAATTGCCGGTCCGCTTTGGAGAACGCATGGTTGTAATACGTTACGTAAACAATCGCATCCGCATTCTTAATATAGTTGAAGGTGACGCCGGTGTGCCGGGCATGCAGGGAATCCGCTCCCGGCGTATCCACCAGCACGATCCCTTGCTCCGTCATCGGACAGCTGTAATACAGATCGATCCCGTCGACAAAGCAGGATTTGGTTTCGTCCGCCACGTATCCCCGATATTCGGCCAATTCTACCGTTTCCGTGGTGCCGAGCCTGGACTCCATCTCATCCCAGCCGGAGGCGGCGGCCTTTAGGAACCCGTAATGCGGCAGGCCTGCCGGGTGAATTCCGGCCGGATTCAAACCTTCGGCCACGCTCCGCCAATTGGCCGGATTCGGTTCTTGGAGACCCAGCACGCCGAAGGAATACTTCAAATCGTCCCACCACATCTCGCGGCTCTTCATACGCACGTCTGCGGTACCATGTGATCTTCCTTCAGCCGGTGCCAATATGCGGTTCACCGCCGCCGTTGTCGGATGCGGCGATACCGGCAGGACCGACTCGCCAAGCAGTGCATTGGCGAAGGAGGACTTTCCGGCGCTGAACGCTCCGAACAGCGCCAGGGTGAACGAGCCGCCCGCAAGCGCATCCGCGCGGGCGGTCAGATCCCGCGCGGCCGACGCCAGCGCGGGGTGCGGCGCCAGCAGCGCCGCCGCTGCGCGCAGCTCGGCTGCCGCGGCCTCAAGCCGCTGGCGCCGCTGCGGTGCCGCCTGCGCAGCGGCGGCCCGGGGCGCCGTGCGCCCTTGCCCCGGCTGCGCCGCCGGGGCGCCGCCCTGGGCAGCCGCATGCGCGGGCTGCCCCTCCGGCTCCCTCACCTCCGGCAGGAGGCCGGGGGTGAGGGAGGTGCGCGGCGGGAGCAGCTCGGCCAGCTCGGCCGCGCGGGCGGCTTCCGCCTGCTGCAGGGCTGCGTAGCTGGCGGAAGCCGCGGATTGCGCCAGGAGCTCGGCGCCCTGGCGCTCCAGCTCCTGCAGACGGACGGCCGCAGCGTCCGTCAATGCCGCCTTCAGCCGGTCGGCAAGCACCAACACGGCCATGCGGTAGCTGCCCTTGATTTCCTCGGCCAGCTCCCGGTTATAGTTCAATACATATTCGCCCGACACCGTGGCTTCCGGATTCACGGTTCGCGTAATCATTTCCTCCCGCACGCCCGGAAGTTCGGCGTCCATCAAACGTTCCCATTCGGCATTCCATTCCGCATGCTGCTCGACGCTATTGCGGAACAGCGAACGCATATGCCAGTCGACCTGCGAAGAGGTCTGTTCCTCCAAACGATGATGGAAGGCCTCCAGACGGCGACGGCGCTCTTCCTCCGTCTTGCCGCCCGAGAAGAGGAACCCGACCTTAAAGCCGGATTTCCGGCTCTCCAGGAAAGACAGGCTTAAATCCCGAACATCCGCCGGCGTTAGATTGGCATTGGCCAGCAGCTTATCGGCTTCCTTGCGGAGTTCTGCGCGAACCGATTCCGGCAGCCCCGCTACGGTTCTCTTTTGTTCTTCCAGATCCTGCAAGCGCGCTTGCAGCGCCGCTGCGGCCTCCTCGCCGCCCATTTCCTCCAGCAGCCGTTCCTTCTCCTCCTGATGACTGCGGGTATAGGCTTCCACATGCTGATCCGCAGCATGACGAATGGAGCAGGAAACGCTATGGCGCAGCAGCGGCTCCTTCCGGGATATCAGTTCGCCGATCAAAGACTTCAGCGTCTCCCATTGGTTATAGGGATGGTCCTGCACTTTAAGCGAGGTGCATAACAACCCTTTGTACGTGATCTTCCACTGGGCGAACGCCTTCTTGACGTCGTTCAGGTAAGAGGACAGCGTCAACTCGTCATCACGATGCTTGTCGATCTGATTCACGATCAAATATAGCGGCTTCCCCCAATCCGACAGGCTCTTGGCAAACATCAGATTACTCTCCGACTGCACATGATTGTAATCCATGACGTAAAACACGATATCCGCCATATGCAGAGCGGAATGGGTCGCTAGCCGATGCCCGTCGTCGGTTGAGTCGACGCCGGGGGTATCCATCAATACTCCGTCCGCGCCAAGCAGCGGCACGTCATCCCACACTTCAATCGCGGAATACTCCCGGCCCTCCTTGCAGTATTCCGCAAGTTCGTCGATCGTTACCTTGATAGGCTCCCCATGGTCCGCGACAGTCCGGTGAATCAATGCCTGGGGCTCGCCGCTTCGAATCGTGACCACATTGGCACTCGTCGGCACCGGACCCGAGGGCAGCACCTTTTTGCCGCAAAGCGCATTGATCATGCTTGACTTCCCAGCTGAAAAATGACCGCAGAAGGCAAGCGTGAGCTCGCCGCCAGTACCCTTGCGTATCAAATCCTCGGTCAATGCGGAGGAAGACTCGTCATTCCAGTCCAAAAAACGGTCCCGGACTCTATTTAGTTCCGTCATGCTGTATCCGATTTCATCAGTCATCAACTTCAATGTCATTTCTCGCTCCTGTCCATTGATCTCTCCATCTCTGACACCATCTGTTCACATCATTTTATTTTATCACCGCTTGCGCCGTAAAGGAATCATTTCATGATCCGCCGTTTGTCCCGCTCTATGCAAAATGGCAGGCCAAGGAAGAATCGCTTCCTTGCCTGCCATGGGTTCAACATCTCATTTTTTAAAACATCAAATTTGAAGAACTTAAGATACGACGGTGTTCTCTTCTGCCGGAATCAAAATTTCGAACACGTTTCCGTGCTGCAAAATGGTTAAACCGCGAGACTTATCGCGCATCACGACCACTTCCGGCTTCTGAGACATACGCTCCAAATAATGCTCGGGAGCATCCCCGGAGTGGCTGAACGTCACGCCTTCCACTTCCTGCTCTTCATTCTCGCTCAGTTGGTTCTGGCTCTCCACCACATGTTCAAAAATATCCGAGAACAATTCAA
Proteins encoded:
- a CDS encoding dynamin family protein, which encodes MTLKLMTDEIGYSMTELNRVRDRFLDWNDESSSALTEDLIRKGTGGELTLAFCGHFSAGKSSMINALCGKKVLPSGPVPTSANVVTIRSGEPQALIHRTVADHGEPIKVTIDELAEYCKEGREYSAIEVWDDVPLLGADGVLMDTPGVDSTDDGHRLATHSALHMADIVFYVMDYNHVQSESNLMFAKSLSDWGKPLYLIVNQIDKHRDDELTLSSYLNDVKKAFAQWKITYKGLLCTSLKVQDHPYNQWETLKSLIGELISRKEPLLRHSVSCSIRHAADQHVEAYTRSHQEEKERLLEEMGGEEAAAALQARLQDLEEQKRTVAGLPESVRAELRKEADKLLANANLTPADVRDLSLSFLESRKSGFKVGFLFSGGKTEEERRRRLEAFHHRLEEQTSSQVDWHMRSLFRNSVEQHAEWNAEWERLMDAELPGVREEMITRTVNPEATVSGEYVLNYNRELAEEIKGSYRMAVLVLADRLKAALTDAAAVRLQELERQGAELLAQSAASASYAALQQAEAARAAELAELLPPRTSLTPGLLPEVREPEGQPAHAAAQGGAPAAQPGQGRTAPRAAAAQAAPQRRQRLEAAAAELRAAAALLAPHPALASAARDLTARADALAGGSFTLALFGAFSAGKSSFANALLGESVLPVSPHPTTAAVNRILAPAEGRSHGTADVRMKSREMWWDDLKYSFGVLGLQEPNPANWRSVAEGLNPAGIHPAGLPHYGFLKAAASGWDEMESRLGTTETVELAEYRGYVADETKSCFVDGIDLYYSCPMTEQGIVLVDTPGADSLHARHTGVTFNYIKNADAIVYVTYYNHAFSKADRQFLSQLGRVKDSFALDKMFFIVNAADLAQSEDELNEVVKHVRTNLTASGVGSPHIFPVSSLAALDNKRQGDEEKLQASGFPVFEEALGRFAVEELPRLSQRAGYDEIASVRDRIRGWAEMAAQDETTRKRKIGELEEVQNQAMARLNALAEQEMARDIGQESSELLFHVRQRLDYAMNRFFQESFNPSVLREDAGHLKSAFAACGRDLMRTMSVELDQELWATTLRLETAGRKLTEAAAFKAAADINGMAEGLSLAIRRDPDWAPPELDETELQIQGDWLTFWSTFKNPKHFFEGGGSSKLREAAEPKVKEAVAGVVGLREEQLTDHYVRMSERSLQHHVSALEEQLKESMAAILGSLQDGQSPLMWRQLADDLEAMIKSAQ